A section of the Rummeliibacillus pycnus genome encodes:
- a CDS encoding glycoside hydrolase family 3 protein gives MGKRVVISFLTLVLLFTFSNVPMSEAKIKTNGNEDRMAKKWVKEQVKNMSIEEKVGQLFIVHAYGKTTIDPEFAATNREKNRGGANFKEIIEKYHIGGVIYFNWSHNIGSPVDFNQVQSLSNGLQEIALKQKSKIPLFISTDQEGGVVARIAEPATVFPGNMALGATRSADLAKKSAKIMGIELKSLGVNMDFAPDLDVNMNPENPVIGVRSYSENPDLVASLGIRQVKGLQSQNVIATGKHFPGHGDTNVDSHYGLPIVNHNLQTLKNVDLKPFIQAIQNGIDAIMTAHIVVPALDDSGLPATLSKPIMTGMLREKLGYDGLIITDSLDMSGANVLPMAEVPVAAFQAGADILLNPPDVEVAYNAMLKAVKTKEISKQRLDQSVSRILLAKYKRGIILQPYVNKDAIHLIGGAEHLKFADQLTEASITLIKNEHKILPLQKGKKLLVTGPSIANSERLANLLIEKGMDSIISSTGTSPTTDQILTAVTCAQNVDVIIVTTYNANTNNAQQALVRALKQTGKPVVVASMRNPYDIMAFPEVDANILTYGNRDISTQALTKVLAGEIQPNGKLPVTIPKLYDFGFGLQLK, from the coding sequence ATGGGGAAACGGGTTGTTATTTCTTTTTTGACATTAGTGCTTCTTTTTACGTTTTCTAATGTTCCTATGTCGGAAGCGAAGATTAAAACAAATGGAAATGAGGATCGAATGGCAAAAAAGTGGGTGAAAGAACAAGTAAAGAACATGTCAATTGAAGAAAAAGTAGGACAACTTTTTATCGTACATGCTTACGGAAAAACAACAATTGATCCAGAGTTTGCTGCAACTAATAGAGAGAAGAATCGTGGAGGTGCAAATTTTAAAGAAATCATTGAGAAATATCATATTGGAGGCGTTATTTACTTTAATTGGTCTCATAATATTGGAAGCCCGGTTGATTTCAATCAAGTGCAATCGTTATCAAATGGTTTACAAGAAATTGCGTTGAAGCAAAAGTCAAAAATCCCTTTATTCATCTCAACGGATCAAGAGGGAGGAGTTGTTGCCCGAATAGCAGAACCTGCAACTGTATTTCCCGGTAATATGGCACTTGGTGCAACAAGATCTGCGGATTTGGCTAAAAAATCAGCTAAAATCATGGGAATAGAATTGAAAAGTTTAGGCGTTAATATGGACTTTGCTCCTGATTTAGATGTCAATATGAATCCTGAAAACCCAGTAATCGGAGTGAGATCCTATTCAGAAAATCCAGATCTAGTTGCTTCACTAGGAATTCGACAGGTCAAGGGACTTCAAAGCCAAAATGTCATTGCGACTGGAAAGCATTTTCCTGGCCATGGCGATACAAATGTAGATTCCCATTATGGGTTACCAATAGTGAATCATAACCTGCAAACATTGAAAAATGTGGATTTAAAACCATTTATACAAGCTATTCAGAATGGGATTGATGCAATTATGACTGCACATATAGTAGTTCCAGCACTCGATGACTCAGGTCTTCCTGCGACATTATCAAAACCAATTATGACAGGTATGCTTCGTGAAAAATTAGGATATGACGGGTTGATTATTACGGATAGTTTAGATATGTCAGGGGCAAATGTTTTGCCAATGGCTGAAGTACCTGTAGCAGCATTTCAAGCGGGGGCAGATATTCTACTGAATCCACCAGATGTAGAAGTTGCATATAATGCCATGCTAAAAGCTGTGAAGACAAAAGAAATAAGTAAACAACGATTGGATCAGTCTGTCTCAAGAATATTGCTAGCAAAATATAAACGGGGAATTATTCTACAGCCTTATGTAAACAAAGATGCAATTCATCTTATTGGAGGGGCTGAACATTTAAAATTTGCAGATCAATTGACGGAAGCTAGCATTACTTTAATTAAAAATGAACACAAAATCTTACCGCTACAGAAGGGGAAAAAACTATTAGTAACAGGCCCTTCAATAGCGAATTCAGAAAGATTGGCTAACCTTCTTATCGAAAAAGGCATGGATTCCATCATTTCTAGTACTGGCACATCCCCAACAACAGATCAAATTCTAACGGCTGTAACATGTGCGCAAAATGTAGATGTCATTATTGTGACAACTTATAATGCTAACACGAATAATGCTCAACAGGCACTTGTTAGAGCTTTGAAACAAACAGGAAAACCTGTTGTTGTAGCATCTATGAGAAACCCTTATGATATTATGGCCTTTCCAGAAGTAGATGCCAATATCTTAACATATGGTAATCGTGATATCTCAACACAAGCATTAACTAAAGTATTAGCAGGGGAAATCCAACCAAATGGAAAGTTACCTGTAACAATACCTAAACTATATGATTTTGGATTTGGTCTTCAGTTAAAATAG
- a CDS encoding NupC/NupG family nucleoside CNT transporter, which yields MYFLLNILGVFIVMGIVFLCSPRKKEIKWRAIVTLLIAEVLITWFMLKTTIGGWIINKIAAFFTWLIKCANEGISFVWPSALAHQNVDFFFSALVPIIFIVTFFDILSYFGILTWIIDKVGWLISKVSGLPKLESFYSIQMMFLGNTEALAVIRHQLDNLSVNRLLTFGIMSMSCISGSIVGAYLSMVPAAYVFCAIPLNCLNALLVVNMLHPVDVSKEEDIVYKPSKEEKKDFFSTISNSMLVGMNMVIVIAAMLIGYVALTAAVNGILGLFAHGLTIQKIFSYIFSPFAYLLGLPTKDAMYVAELMGMKLATNEFVAMLDLTKHIHSMAPHTVAVASTFLTSFANFSTVGMIYGAFSSLLDEKKSAIIGKNMWKLLVSGIAVSLLSAMLVGLFVW from the coding sequence ATGTATTTTCTATTGAATATTTTGGGCGTTTTTATAGTGATGGGAATAGTATTCCTATGTTCGCCTCGAAAGAAAGAAATTAAATGGCGTGCGATTGTTACACTTCTTATAGCTGAAGTATTGATCACGTGGTTTATGTTAAAAACGACAATTGGTGGCTGGATTATCAATAAGATTGCGGCCTTCTTTACTTGGTTAATTAAGTGTGCAAATGAAGGGATTTCATTTGTATGGCCAAGTGCTTTAGCACATCAAAATGTGGACTTTTTCTTTAGCGCGTTGGTTCCAATTATCTTCATCGTAACATTCTTTGATATTTTATCTTATTTCGGTATTTTGACTTGGATTATTGATAAAGTAGGTTGGTTAATTTCAAAGGTATCTGGATTGCCAAAATTAGAAAGTTTCTATTCAATTCAAATGATGTTTTTAGGAAATACGGAAGCATTAGCTGTTATTCGCCATCAATTAGATAACTTGAGTGTGAATCGCTTACTAACATTCGGTATTATGAGCATGAGTTGTATTAGTGGATCGATTGTAGGGGCTTACTTATCAATGGTTCCTGCAGCTTATGTTTTCTGTGCGATTCCTTTAAACTGTTTAAATGCATTACTTGTTGTAAATATGCTACATCCAGTTGATGTTTCGAAAGAAGAAGACATTGTTTATAAACCATCAAAAGAAGAGAAGAAGGACTTCTTCTCAACGATTTCTAACAGTATGTTAGTCGGTATGAACATGGTAATCGTTATTGCTGCTATGTTAATTGGTTATGTTGCTTTAACAGCTGCAGTTAATGGAATTTTAGGTTTGTTTGCACACGGCTTAACGATTCAAAAGATCTTTTCTTACATTTTTAGCCCATTTGCTTATTTACTTGGTTTACCAACAAAGGATGCTATGTATGTTGCAGAACTTATGGGGATGAAATTAGCAACCAATGAGTTTGTTGCTATGCTAGATTTAACCAAACATATTCATTCCATGGCTCCTCATACTGTAGCAGTTGCATCAACATTCTTAACATCATTCGCAAACTTCAGTACAGTTGGTATGATTTACGGTGCATTTAGCTCACTTTTAGATGAAAAGAAATCAGCGATTATCGGTAAAAACATGTGGAAGCTTCTTGTCAGTGGTATTGCTGTTTCACTACTGAGTGCAATGCTTGTTGGGTTATTTGTTTGGTAA
- a CDS encoding serine hydrolase domain-containing protein, whose protein sequence is MKKRLWKICSIGMIIAMFSLVILDFSYASKLKKIEVNYQYDQFSWDHPGSSSQLLHDGQPKDAGMVEEPLNKIDQIIQNAINQKVMPGAVVSITRKGTTVKEQAYGYAYRYLDDQYTESDEPILMQPNTIFDIASISKVFTTIAAMQLYEKGKFQLDEPVAKYIPEFAENGKKNVTIRQLMTHTSGFDQGIDLYKKAASREERLEIVLKHSLSNPPNSKYTYSDLNMITLGVLVERLTGKRLDEYVKQHIIIPLGMKDTMYNPPASLQPRIAATEYQPWTERGIVWGQVHDENAWALGGVAGHAGVFSTAHDLTVLGQMLLKDGTYDQAHILKPSTVKLMEQNMNQAFPGNDHGLGFDVNQGWYMDGLTDVNTIGHTGFTGASLVISPKNKTIVILLTNRVHPTRNTLSINQTRRLVARQAADAIPVAIPGNKKAWFAGYGDKKNAILQAEVNIHKPSVLHFLTWYRMEKDADIGKVEISLDGTTWNELGLFTGTSDQWQEKSYQLPAGTKFIRFQYITDSTVNERGWYVLKPQVKTDQKNITPEFTSTEWETRNR, encoded by the coding sequence TTGAAAAAGCGGTTATGGAAAATATGTTCAATTGGCATGATAATAGCAATGTTTTCATTAGTCATTCTAGACTTTAGTTATGCATCAAAACTTAAAAAGATAGAGGTGAACTATCAGTATGATCAGTTTTCATGGGATCATCCAGGTTCTTCATCACAATTGTTGCATGATGGTCAACCAAAGGATGCTGGAATGGTGGAGGAACCTTTGAACAAAATCGATCAAATTATCCAAAATGCAATCAACCAAAAAGTGATGCCTGGTGCAGTTGTTTCTATAACAAGAAAAGGAACTACAGTAAAAGAACAAGCATATGGATATGCCTATCGATACTTGGATGACCAATATACCGAATCAGATGAACCTATTTTAATGCAACCCAATACGATTTTTGATATTGCTTCAATTAGTAAAGTTTTTACTACTATTGCAGCAATGCAATTATACGAAAAAGGCAAATTTCAACTCGATGAACCAGTAGCGAAGTATATACCTGAATTTGCGGAAAATGGAAAGAAGAACGTTACTATTCGGCAATTGATGACCCACACATCAGGATTTGACCAAGGAATCGATTTATATAAGAAGGCAGCATCTAGAGAAGAACGTTTAGAAATCGTTTTAAAACATAGTCTATCGAATCCACCTAATTCAAAGTATACGTATAGTGATTTAAATATGATTACACTAGGAGTTCTTGTTGAAAGATTGACAGGGAAAAGACTGGATGAATATGTAAAACAACATATTATAATTCCATTAGGTATGAAAGATACAATGTATAATCCCCCAGCCTCTTTACAACCAAGAATTGCTGCGACAGAATATCAGCCTTGGACTGAAAGAGGTATAGTATGGGGGCAAGTTCACGATGAAAATGCATGGGCTTTAGGTGGTGTAGCTGGCCACGCAGGTGTGTTTTCAACTGCGCACGATTTGACAGTTTTAGGGCAGATGTTATTAAAAGATGGAACATATGATCAAGCGCACATTTTAAAACCTTCAACGGTTAAATTAATGGAGCAAAATATGAATCAAGCGTTTCCTGGTAACGACCATGGTCTTGGTTTTGATGTAAATCAAGGATGGTATATGGATGGATTAACGGATGTGAATACAATAGGGCATACGGGTTTTACAGGAGCTTCTTTAGTGATTAGTCCCAAAAATAAGACCATCGTTATCTTACTAACCAATCGTGTACATCCGACGCGAAATACCCTATCAATAAATCAAACGAGAAGGCTTGTGGCAAGACAGGCTGCAGATGCCATTCCTGTTGCCATTCCAGGAAATAAAAAAGCATGGTTTGCTGGATACGGTGACAAAAAGAATGCCATATTACAAGCTGAAGTGAATATTCATAAACCATCTGTTCTTCATTTTCTAACGTGGTACCGAATGGAAAAAGATGCAGATATCGGGAAAGTTGAAATTTCTCTAGATGGAACAACGTGGAATGAGCTTGGTTTATTTACAGGAACTAGTGATCAATGGCAAGAAAAATCTTACCAATTACCAGCGGGTACGAAGTTTATACGCTTCCAATATATTACTGACAGCACTGTAAATGAAAGAGGATGGTATGTGTTAAAGCCTCAAGTTAAAACGGATCAAAAAAACATCACGCCTGAGTTTACAAGTACTGAATGGGAAACTCGAAATCGGTGA
- a CDS encoding winged helix-turn-helix transcriptional regulator: protein MTEQLRKDVKEKLMNGEFNCAKELTLSIISGKYKVVILWHLGVEGPHRFFELQKLFPKISHRVLSKQLKELQEDGIIDRYVSQDTPPKVTYFMTEVGVTLLPIVQMMYEWGTNRIKQLYGNDLEIAHQCECEK, encoded by the coding sequence TTGACAGAACAACTAAGAAAAGATGTAAAAGAAAAACTAATGAATGGAGAATTTAACTGCGCAAAAGAATTAACATTGTCTATCATCAGTGGTAAATATAAAGTTGTTATTTTATGGCATCTAGGTGTAGAAGGTCCACATCGATTTTTTGAACTGCAAAAGCTGTTCCCAAAAATTTCTCATCGAGTGTTATCCAAACAACTAAAAGAACTACAAGAAGATGGGATAATTGATCGCTATGTTTCTCAAGATACACCTCCAAAAGTTACCTATTTTATGACTGAAGTTGGGGTTACCCTTTTACCGATTGTCCAAATGATGTATGAGTGGGGAACCAATCGTATTAAGCAGTTATATGGAAATGATTTAGAAATTGCCCATCAATGTGAGTGTGAAAAATAA
- the nspC gene encoding carboxynorspermidine decarboxylase, protein MKFNEIPTPSFVVDEMLLEKNLQILKGVMDRTGCKILLAQKAFSMYEMYPMIGKYLSGTAGSGLYEAKLGYEEMGKENHVFSPAYREDEIDEIIELCDHIVFNSFSQVEKYRDKVLSAGKSIGIRINPECSTQVGHEIYDPCAIGSRFGVTLSQFQPELLEGISGFHFHTLCEQNSDDLATTLDAIEEKFGPWLSQMEWINFGGGHHITREDYDISLLEECITRIQKKYDVEVYLEPGEAIALNAGVLVTTVLDTLKNDIDIAILDTSACCHMPDVLEMPYRPPLFGSGEKGEKPYTYRLGGPTCLTGDIIGDYSFDQPLKNGDRLVFGDMAIYTMVKTNTFNGMALPNLVIKDKNGDCRILHQFNYQDFKGRLS, encoded by the coding sequence ATGAAATTTAATGAAATACCAACTCCTAGTTTTGTAGTAGATGAAATGCTACTAGAGAAGAATCTTCAAATTTTAAAAGGCGTCATGGATCGTACAGGATGTAAGATTTTACTCGCTCAAAAGGCATTTTCTATGTATGAAATGTATCCAATGATTGGAAAGTATTTGAGCGGTACTGCAGGAAGTGGCTTATACGAAGCAAAACTTGGATATGAAGAAATGGGTAAAGAAAACCATGTCTTTTCACCAGCTTATCGTGAAGATGAAATCGATGAGATTATCGAATTATGTGATCATATTGTTTTCAATTCCTTTTCACAAGTAGAAAAGTATCGAGACAAAGTGTTAAGTGCTGGAAAAAGTATTGGTATACGTATCAATCCTGAATGCTCAACACAAGTAGGACATGAAATATATGATCCATGTGCGATTGGTTCTCGATTTGGTGTAACGTTAAGCCAATTCCAACCTGAATTACTTGAAGGTATATCTGGATTTCATTTCCATACTCTTTGCGAGCAAAATTCCGATGATTTAGCAACAACCCTTGATGCGATTGAAGAAAAGTTCGGGCCATGGCTTTCTCAAATGGAATGGATTAACTTTGGCGGTGGCCATCATATTACGAGGGAAGATTATGATATCTCTTTACTGGAAGAATGTATTACAAGAATTCAGAAAAAATATGATGTAGAAGTGTATCTTGAACCTGGTGAGGCGATTGCACTGAATGCAGGTGTTCTCGTTACAACAGTACTCGATACATTGAAAAATGATATTGATATTGCAATTCTTGATACTTCTGCATGCTGTCATATGCCGGATGTACTAGAAATGCCTTATCGTCCACCACTATTTGGTTCAGGGGAAAAAGGAGAAAAGCCATATACGTATCGCCTTGGTGGGCCAACATGTCTAACAGGGGATATCATTGGAGATTATTCCTTTGATCAACCTTTAAAAAATGGTGATCGACTTGTATTCGGCGACATGGCAATTTACACCATGGTAAAAACAAATACGTTTAATGGAATGGCGCTACCGAATCTTGTGATAAAAGATAAGAACGGCGATTGTCGAATTCTTCATCAATTTAATTATCAAGATTTCAAAGGAAGACTTTCATAA
- a CDS encoding DJ-1/PfpI family protein, protein MAKKVLLIIPPERFNEDELFQPKSALENANMEVTVASTTTGTIVGDNNGTIHIDVTLNDLDLKSFDAVSVIGGSGTNDFLWNNESVQELLKEAYSQKRLIAGICAGAVTVAETGLLQGRNATCYPVDVQKEKLKEFGVTYIGEHVIAHEDIITGDGPDGAKAFGEALVANLTK, encoded by the coding sequence ATGGCTAAAAAAGTTTTATTGATTATCCCGCCAGAACGTTTTAATGAAGATGAATTATTCCAACCTAAATCTGCATTAGAAAATGCGAACATGGAAGTAACTGTAGCAAGTACAACTACAGGAACTATTGTTGGAGATAATAATGGTACAATTCATATTGATGTTACCCTAAATGATCTTGACTTAAAATCTTTCGATGCAGTATCTGTAATCGGTGGATCAGGTACAAACGATTTTCTTTGGAATAACGAATCTGTACAAGAATTGCTAAAAGAAGCGTACTCTCAAAAGCGTCTTATTGCAGGGATTTGTGCAGGGGCTGTTACGGTTGCAGAAACCGGATTATTGCAAGGGCGTAATGCTACATGCTATCCTGTTGATGTCCAAAAAGAGAAACTTAAAGAATTCGGTGTTACTTATATAGGCGAACATGTCATAGCTCATGAAGACATTATTACAGGTGACGGTCCAGACGGTGCAAAAGCATTTGGCGAAGCACTCGTAGCAAATTTAACGAAATAA
- a CDS encoding YitT family protein: protein MRNIILIIIGSILLGFSYNFFLIPHKILSGGLSGIAMMLGIITPLNTGLINFLLNLPLLIIGFIKLGKRFISYTILSVIVASISLFVIPVREITNEPILSSLFGGVLTGVGIGIIFRSSGSSGGFDIIAMLLTKKRDFPLGSLISTMNGIVVMISGFVFSWDAALLTLVSIFATGKTIDMIHTSNLKLTLMIITSKGDDMKDKLLKNLYRGITMLDGKGAYSGEKRTVLFTVITRYQLLEVKKIIHEVDSHAFVDVTETIEVIGMFDRGQK from the coding sequence ATGCGCAATATTATTTTGATTATAATTGGCTCTATTTTATTAGGGTTTTCTTATAATTTCTTTCTGATACCTCATAAAATTTTAAGTGGTGGGTTAAGCGGTATTGCGATGATGCTTGGCATTATCACTCCGCTCAATACAGGATTGATTAATTTTTTATTAAATTTACCTTTACTGATTATCGGATTTATAAAATTAGGAAAACGCTTTATTTCCTATACGATTTTGTCCGTAATCGTCGCTTCCATCAGTTTATTTGTCATACCTGTTCGTGAAATAACAAATGAACCCATATTATCCTCTCTTTTTGGCGGTGTTTTAACAGGGGTTGGGATTGGCATCATTTTCCGATCTTCAGGATCTTCTGGAGGCTTCGATATTATTGCGATGCTGTTAACTAAAAAGAGAGATTTTCCACTTGGTTCACTAATATCTACTATGAATGGCATTGTTGTAATGATTTCAGGCTTTGTTTTTAGCTGGGATGCAGCTTTACTGACGTTGGTATCCATATTTGCAACTGGCAAAACAATTGATATGATTCATACAAGTAATTTAAAACTAACTCTCATGATTATTACTTCTAAAGGTGATGATATGAAAGACAAGTTACTAAAAAATCTCTATCGTGGTATTACAATGTTAGATGGAAAAGGTGCATATTCTGGTGAAAAAAGAACAGTTCTTTTTACGGTCATTACGCGTTATCAACTATTAGAAGTCAAAAAAATTATTCATGAAGTTGATTCACATGCATTTGTAGATGTAACAGAAACAATTGAGGTAATTGGTATGTTTGATCGCGGTCAAAAGTGA